A genomic segment from Bryobacteraceae bacterium encodes:
- a CDS encoding rubrerythrin family protein, translated as MADLKTSKTHENLKSAFAGESQANRRYLYFAKQADVEGYPDVAGLFRDTAEGETGHAHGHLDYLKKVGDPATGLPIGDTSMNLEAAIAGETHEYTDMYPGMAKTAREEGFAEIADWFETLAKAEKSHAGRFTEGLKSIS; from the coding sequence ATGGCTGATTTGAAAACCAGCAAGACGCACGAAAACCTGAAGTCTGCTTTCGCCGGCGAAAGCCAGGCCAACCGCCGTTATCTCTACTTCGCCAAGCAAGCCGACGTGGAAGGCTATCCCGACGTCGCCGGACTCTTCCGCGACACCGCCGAAGGCGAAACTGGCCACGCCCATGGCCACCTCGATTACCTCAAGAAGGTCGGCGACCCCGCCACCGGCCTCCCCATCGGCGACACTTCGATGAATCTCGAAGCTGCCATCGCCGGCGAGACGCACGAATACACCGACATGTACCCCGGCATGGCCAAGACCGCCCGCGAAGAAGGCTTTGCCGAAATCGCCGACTGGTTCGAAACTCTCGCCAAGGCCGAAAAGTCCCACGCCGGTCGCTTCACCGAAGGCCTCAAGTCGATCAGCTAG